One part of the Magallana gigas chromosome 5, xbMagGiga1.1, whole genome shotgun sequence genome encodes these proteins:
- the LOC136275320 gene encoding interferon-induced protein 44-like, which yields MAGLLQKEDFDELLKWIGGRRKFRLLYKITRDGCSAPTFHSKCDGKGMTVTVLCNPSDTVYGGFTSQSWTSAGAYVPDPKAFLFQLKFNGKSSYNQFPIKTEQIAKAVYCHPGYGPTFGGGHDLCTFGNGNLTASNGVFTFDGGCTLNNTYNMKGTDYNAFANGNLQVKEMEVYQVDDCDMNDPLEIPWRRTPEWTTRLMQELKEEIENYKPLEQLKIQQTKILLIGQIGAGKSSFFNTINSIFRGYVTSQACSGTAEHSLTTQYRSYQVRNGPSGKPLNFRLCDTRGLEEGQGIEAQDVCYILDGNTPDKYVFNPSLPLSSDITGFVKAPKLKDRIHCVAFVLDASAVDVMSEKMLEKIRKLQIAMNQRGLPQVVLLTKIDKICASLQDDVGLTYYIPTVQEHVDKVAAMIGLPRSHVIPVKNYESERELNNSINILNLLAMQQILHFADDFLYNYLDDLDDEQISTAD from the exons ATGGCCGGTCTGCTGCAGAAAGAGGATTTCGATGAGCTGTTAAAATGGATTGGGGGACGGAGGAAGTTCCGACTGTTGTACAAGATCACCAGGGACGGATGTTCGGCGCCCACCTTCCACTCCAAGTGTGACGGCAAGGGAATGACCGTCACAGTGCTCTGTAACCCCAGCGACACGGTGTACGGGGGGTTCACCTCCCAGAGTTGGACCAGCGCCGGGGCGTACGTCCCGGACCCAAAGGCTTTTCTGTTTCAACTGAAGTTCAACGGAAAATCGTCTTATAACCAGTTCCCGATAAAAACCGAACAAATTGCCAAAGCTGTTTACTGTCATCCGGGGTATGGCCCAACATTCGGAGGTGGTCATGATCTTTGCACATTCGGCAATGGTAATTTGACGGCTAGTAACGGGGTGTTTACCTTTGATGGTGGATGTACCCTCAATAATACCTACAACATGAAAGGAACAGACTACAATGCGTTTGCCAATGGGAACTTGCAAGTAAAAGAAATGGAGGTTTACCAAGTGGATG ATTGCGACATGAACGATCCTTTAGAAATTCCCTGGAGAAGAACCCCAGAATGGACAACAAGG CTGATGCAAGAGCTGAAAGAGGAAATAGAAAACTACAAGCCCCTGGAACAGCTCAAGATCCAGCAGACGAAGATCCTGTTGATTGGTCAGATCGGGGCGGGAAAGTCCAGCTTCTTTAACACGATCAACTCCATCTTCCGGGGCTACGTCACAAGTCAGGCGTGCAGCGGTACAGCGGAACACAGTCTGACCACACAG TATCGGTCGTACCAGGTTAGGAATGGTCCCTCTGGCAAACCTCTTAACTTCCGGTTGTGTGATACACGTGGTCTAGAGGAGGGACAGGGAATTGAAGCCCAGGATGTGTGTTATATCTTGGATGGCAATACCCCAGACAAATACGTG ttCAATCCCTCGCTTCCACTGAGCTCAGATATCACAGGATTCGTCAAGGCTCCCAAACTGAAGGACCGAATTCACTGTGTGGCCTTCGTTCTGGACGCTTCCGCTGTTGACGTCATGTCGGAGAAGATGCTGGAGAAAATCAGAAAGCTCCAGATAGCGATGAACCAAAGAG gtcTTCCTCAAGTTGTTTTACTGACTAAGATTGATAAGATATGCGCGTCTTTGCAAGATGACGTAGGACTGACGTACTACATTCCCACAGTCCAAGAGCACGTGGATAAAGTGGCGGCGATGATTGGTCTTCCTAGATCGCACGTGATCCCCGTCAAGAACTACGAGAGCGAGCGAGAACTCAACAACAGCATCAACATACTGAATCTGTTGGCCATGCAGCAGATTCTGCACTTTGCAGACGACTTCCTGTACAATTACCTTGACGATCTGGACGACGAACAAATAAGCACTGCCGACTAA